Proteins encoded together in one Miscanthus floridulus cultivar M001 chromosome 16, ASM1932011v1, whole genome shotgun sequence window:
- the LOC136511543 gene encoding WRKY transcription factor 55-like, translating to MTLSPPQPPPSSSPRHAAIQELRRGTQLAELLRQQVELIPEPNRRHAAVVNVGQISMAMESSLSILQSEMEHRFVSEVMAAPTAYSDGGTSRRDRNGPVPRTRVRHRRGRAGAELPIKEILTEAPENDRFHWTKYGEKNILYAEYPRLYYKCGYSDDHKCPAKKYVQQQSNSYPPLFLVTLINEHTCDTLFRDNEPSSSSSGSQVLDFTKASLSPPLMAAASELKKDEEDSISVSMHRYSYSYDEY from the exons ATGACTCTGTCGCCACCGCAGCCGCCGCCCTCCTCCAGCCCGAGGCACGCAGCGATCCAGGAGCTCAGGAGGGGTACCCAGCTGGCGGAGCTGCTCAGGCAGCAGGTAGAGCTCATCCCGGAGCCTAACCGCCGTCACGCTGCAGTGGTCAACGTGGGCCAAATATCCATGGCTATGGAGTCGTCGCTCTCCATTCTCCAGTCTGAGATGGAGCACCGCTTCGTCTCCGAGGTCATGGCTGCGCCCACAGCCTACTCCGACGGAGGCACCAGCAGGCGGGACAGAAACGGTCCCGTGCCTCGTACAAGGGTGAGGCACCGCCGAGGCAGAGCTGGAGCTGAACTCCCGAT CAAGGAGATACTGACTGAGGCACCAGAAAACGATCGTTTCCACTGGACGAAATATGGTGAGAAGAATATCCTCTATGCTGAATATCCAAG GTTATACTACAAGTGCGGTTACAGCGATGACCACAAGTGCCCAGCAAAGAAATACGTGCAGCAGCAAAGCAACAGCTACCCTCCACTTTTTTTGGTCACCCTGATCAACGAGCATACGTGCGACACCTTGTTCCGGGATAATGAGCCCAGCTCAAGCAGCAGTGGTTCGCAGGTTCTCGACTTCACAAAGGCATCGCTTTCTCCTCCATTGATGGCCGCTGCCTCAGAGttgaagaaagatgaagaagacaGTATTTCTGTGTCTATGCACAGATATTCGTATTCGTATGATGAGTACTAG